The region AATTTTAAACTGCACAAATTTGTTTGCATCTCTCCCTTGCTTAGTGCACAAATATCACCCTTCATAACTAAGACTGAATAAAAgttctggaaggaaaagaatttttgaaTGGGAGAAATGAGGTGGGGTGTGAGGCTTTAGGTAAGAGACCCCTTAATAAAGGCATCCTCAGAGAAGTGCTCCTACAGAAGCTCCATTTATACATGAGCTATCCACACTTTCAAATCCAAGCTCTGCTCTCAATACAGAGGATACTAGTACATAAATTGCTCTTCATGCAGAGCTTCCCTTGGAAATGCTTTGAGAGCAAGAAACAAACCTGTGCAGGAGACAACGTTCCCAGAATAAAACAgcatatttctgtttccttgtttGGTAATACCACGTCTGCAGGACCAGCCTCTTCTTCTCTTGGCAGCTGTGCCAAGCCcattgctgctgcagttctTCCAGAGCATGCTTCCCTGTGAGAGAGCACACCttcctgagctcagcccagTGTCTGTTTCTCCATTGCAGAGTCCAGACAAGAGCAAAAAATACATCTCCTGCAAACACCAAATGGGACCCAACTTGCTAAGATTTCCTGTCCTCTCTTTAGCAGCTAAAGAGACTTTTCAGTTCACCTTGTAGTTTTTTGTCTGCAAGGCAGTCAGACCTTCTTTCAAATTTTCCCTGCAAGAGATCACAGGTTCCTTCCACTCTTATCTGCAAGGcagttttccattaaaaactgGGAGTTTTTCTTCCCTGGCACAGTGCAAGTACTTAGAGCATATGGAATTCCTCGAGGGATCAGGATTGTTAAGCCACCCCAAAAGATACACCCTGTTCCCAACCCGAGCACTTGGTCTGAGGAGACATGTTCAAACCTGGAATGCTGCATGGAAGTCCATTTAACTCCCCAGCTGCTAAAATACACTGCTTGAACACTCTTTTGTGCAGGTAGTGCAGGTAGAAGTGTCAAAGAGCATCTTCCCTAATATAAAGCACAACAGAACAGTAGGTCACATGTCTTACTGATAGCCAGAAGAATGCAGTGACACATGCACCTACTGACTCCTGGAGCAGTATGTGCCTTTCCAGAGGAGCAGTGTACAGAATTACAGCCAAAAGTGTGACTTTCTCCATCCCAACCATTCCCAGAGCTTCTCTCTTCTCTAGAGACAAGTGATGCAGTGGGATGGGGTAACTCACTTTGCCAGCAGGAATGCCAACGCCGCAGAGCATCAGCAGTCATCTGGTGAACATGACACCTGAATCTCCGGTCAACTTCCACTTTCTGGGCCAGTCTCCTTTTCCACAGGCTGaaagccatctggacacaaGGAACTCCATGTTttagggctgctgctgctgctttttggttCTTATTTTGCATGACCCAGTGGTGCCAGCTGAGAAAGGCTCTGAGAAGGACAAAGGTTGCTGCACTGACTGTAAGAACAACTCACAGAGATACACACCTGTGTAACAGAAAATTTAACAACAAACATACACATGAGGGAGTTTTGGAAACACATCTGATCTGTTAGCATCCTTTCCCCATTAAACGTCAAGGGAAATGATGGACAGCAGAAGCTGTTCAGAGTAAGGTtttctgtcctggctgtgccaagCCTGTTGTGCTCTTCAGCTTTGGAATCAGTAGAGAGCAAGGCCAGTTCAGTGGATAGGAAGTTACCAGGACTTGTtatcagcagagctgggcttgttcTAATTTGTGAGGCATTCCATCAAGCCGAAATTACTGTGTTCCTAATTTTGAAGctagaaaaaccccaaaataatgGGCTGCAAAACTCCCactgaagacaaaataaaatagctagaggaatatttttttcctttttttattaaagcaagTGTAAAGCTTTCAAAACAGAGAGCTTTAGGAAACCTCTGGAAAGCATGATCCCTACCGAGACAGCCGAGTGcgcctgcagtgctgctgggcctTTACATGATGTTGAGTTCGAGCTGACCAGACAATGAAGCACCTCTGCAGGCAGTATTTCTCTGCTTGCTGCCAGCAACTCTTCATCTCCTCATCAGAACTGCAGCCCTGTAATccagaaaggcaaaaaagggCCTTGAACTGCTGTTGTATCAGTTACTCCACACAGCTCAGCCATCCCTCCTTGCCACTGTCACTTTTGTGACTGCCCAGCTCCATCACTAACCCACACACCCCACATGAACACCCAGACATGAGGGTCTAACACATCCTTTTTAAATCCTTGACACCTGCCCCACATGAACAGCCAGACATGAGGGTCTAACACATCCTTCTTAAATCCTTGACACATGCCCCACATGAACAGCCAGACACGAGGGTCTAACACATCCTTTTTAAATCCTTGACACCTGACCCAGATGAACAGCCTTGACACCTGCCCTACTTCCACGCAGTTGACAAATAGTAGGGAAGAGTTATCCTGAGAAAAGCCTCAATCTCCCAAATCTTCTGTTTGAGAGAGAACAAAATAGCAGTGAGACCTTCCATATGCTGATATTGAAACCCAAAGGCTCTTTGCTAAATTTGAATATGCAGAAAACACTTGTATATTTACGTTTTACACAACCCTTTCTAGCCTTACCTCTTCCCATGCAGAGTAACTGGTGAGAGGCTGGGAATTATTATCTGGACTCTGCAGCACTGAAGACTGGAACTGATTTCCcacaaaacaatttcttctgCAAGACAAAAGTGTTGggtgaggaaggaaagaaagaagataaaagtcCCCTGGAAGGATGGTGTGACATGACATGAGGGATTATCCAGAAGGAAGGAATTCAGCCAGTTCAAACAAGGGGTCACTCCTACCAGCATCCCAAAAAACCAGTCTCCAACTCACTCAGATCCAGGGGAGGAggtctgcaggcacagctccccacCCAGCTCAGCCGGCAGCTCTGTGCACTGGTGGAGTTGAAGGAAAGAACTGTGGCATGACATATGTGTGACATCCTCAGCAGTCAGAAGGGAGGAGACGTCGTGCTGGCTGCTGTCACTAAGACTGCATTCCTGCAGGTATGGAGGGAGGAACACACTGTGAGGTGAGTGTGGTCACAGTGGAAGAACCCACTAACAGCTCTGACCATGCcatttactcctttttttatcAAGGATTCAGGCAAATCCAAAATGCATCCAAAGGAATTGCAGGCTAGCCACGACACCTCTGGAGAGCAAACACGTAAGTGATGGGAAAGTTATTTCTATACTAATAACTTCCATACTGAATCCAGAAATACACATATTTCTATactgagaaaaggagaaatgagcATATGCACTGTCTCAGTGAGGAAGCTCTTTACATCTCATCCCTTCCACCTTGCAGCCACGAACAGAAGCAACTGTACAAGGGAAACTCACTAGCTCAGCCTCCCATATCTCTAATTGATGAACCAGAAAAGGCACAGAGAGCATTGACTTTACACCTTTAGATTTCATTTCGGCTTGAAGACCCCAGAGATTCAGCAGTAAATTTTAAGTACTTTGCTGATGACAGTACCATGTTGAAGCAGAAATTTTCCCTTGAAAAATCCCAGCAATTTAAAACCTCAGAGCAGTGTAGGTGTACCAAGACCTTCTCACCTTTTCCAATGAGCTTTGAGAGGTCAGGGTAGCTGGTGCACTGCTGTCAAAGCCAGATGATGTTGAGAGGTCCTCAGAAAACAGCATGGCAAGAGGTTCCTCATAGACAGCTCTATGCAAGTGCTTAGAGCTTTGTTCAATTGTCTTCAGCATGAGATACTTTTGATGCCATAATTTCAGAGTTTTTCTGAGTTTACACTGCTCCAAAGTCTGAGAGAAAGAACTGAGACAGAAGATACTGAGACAGTAAAGTGAAAGAAGAACACCAGAGGGGTGACAAGCACAGACATGATGGACAATAGATAGGGTAAAAGGGGCTCGAGTAAAAGGTTCAGAAAAACAAGTGGACACTACTAATGGGGGCAGGGCTCCAGGGACTGGCTCTTCTGCACTCACTTAGCCTTGTGATGCTCACACAGCCTTGTTTTCCACAGCAGATAcactctctgcagcttcagTTTTTGGCAGAGGTCATCAAAAGAACAGACTGTTTTCTCcagaaattgtctctctccagtcCATGATGACATCTGACCTTCATGCCTCTTTGTCCCAGTCTCATCAGCCACTGAGCTCACAACTGCTCCTTAACCAGTTACATAAAGGAACAAGAGATTGTCTCAAGGCATTCCaactcagcccagcccagccctcaaACTGCTTCTTTTCAGCAAGGCTTAAGAGTTTGTGTTTGGTTTATGATGCAGAGCAACAAACCTCCCTGTAGCTTCATTGACACACCCAGAACCAGTCCTCTGCCCACTCTGGTTTGTTCATACCCTGTATCATCTGAGCCCCTCTGTTTTCAGGCTGTTTTCAGTGTacaagaagaggaaggagcCTAAGCACCTCTAAAGCTTAGATTCTGCACAGACCCCAAACTGCTCACCACAATGCCGCCTCCATCGTAGGAGGAAGAGCTTCACCACTGCCTGCTTATCACCTTCTCTGACCTGCAGCATCTCAACCCACTGCTGGAAGTGCTTCCTCAGTGATACTGCTCTGAGATGGGCCAGATGGCACCTGGCAAGTGCCTTCTGCTCAACAGTCTCCTTCCATGTACTGAAGCACCTGAGAATAccaaaggaaaatgctgaaaaacacTTATACAAGCTTCTGTGTCTTCCTGAGACTAGGTGTAGTTCAGGAAAGACAGACACAAGCTGTCCTCTGAGCTTCTATTTATTTCAGTAGAAAGCCACTGTCATGCTtagagcacagcagcacagtggcCGCTCTTGGATTTGGTCTTTCAGAACAtcaaaagtcagaaaaaaaaggtttggcTGTGCACAGGAGACAAGTCATAACATCTCTGGCCACAGCAGTTCCTTTTTATGTTTCTACCCCTACCTTCATCTTTATTAACTCCTAAAACAAAAGGATAGATGGCTTTAAGATGGAACAATTATTACTGTTATAACAGGTTGGCCCTGTTATTCCATGGACTTTCACAGAGACCAGATTTTTCACGTGAAAACCAGATCTCATCAACTCACCGGGAGACCAAGTTTCTTTGGAATTGAGTTGTCAGTGTTAGAATCTCTTTCATTTCCAAGCTTTGGGAATGCCACATCCTGAAAATGTTTCGTAGCTTCTTCTTTTCCAGCAGAGCACGGGCTTCCAAAAGCCTGGCTTCCTctttgctcagcagctccttctgcaggcGCCACAGTCTGAAAGCTGCTGTGGCGCAGGGCAGGAAGAGATTGACAGGAAGAGAAATAGCAGAACTTCAAACGATTTCGTGTCACACAGTATCCCTGGCTTAAATCCAAGCTGCCAGAGGAAGGACACTTAAGCAAGGCAGCTCACATTGCTGGAGCAACACATGCTGCAGCTGAATTCATACAAGGAATGAGGCAAAACTTGTATGACATGGTGAGTGGCCATCCTCCACCATCACACATACTGATCCAGCTACTTGCAGGATCAGATTCTGAAAGAGCTCAAAGCAACAACAAGacacaaaccacaaaaactGGTGACACAGTGAATACCTCCAAGCTGTTCCAAGGCTAAGGAATGTGTGCTTACCGGCCAGCCGTCTCATGTCTCTGATTGCTTCAACTCTCCAGCAGAACTCATCTCGTCTCTGCTGTGTCCACAGTTCTCCCTCCATCCTGAAAGAGCCCCAAACATGCCTTAACATCCAGCTGTCCAAAGAGGCACTCACAGAACAGAATCCAGGGCTTTCCTTTCGGTCTCAACTTGTTCTTCTGCCTTCAGAATTAGAAGCCCCaacaaaaggcttttcttttaactttaCCTCTACTGCCAAACTACTGCCAGAGACTGTAGTATTGTCTCACTCCAACCTCATTTACCCCTGTATCACATATGCAGGTGATAGCTGAAGCAAAGAATTAGTACAGGAATATTTCTGTCAGACACTCAGACTGCAAACACTGGTGCACAGAAGCTCTGAAATAGGACTGTTTAGTTCTTAACATTAAACTGCTAATTCTCGTAGTGTTTATCCACAGCAGTACATCCAAGGACATGGAAACAAGTCTGCCatcatttgagaaaaaaatttccctgTTTGTAACCCTCCCTTTGTCCAAGGTAACAGAAAGTGAATGCTCTCTGCTTACCTATGAGCCCGCTCCACTTCCTTTGAGTATTCTGTTGTAAGCTGATGCTGAGCTGAGGTTGTCATAGTGGCTAATCTTCCTATTCCAAAAGTCCCTGCTGATGAACTTTGGCTATAGGAGTAAGGAtcaggctgcagagcttcctTCTTGCTCTGTTTTGCCATAGCTTCCTTCCACTGAAGAAGAAACCACATGATTAGAACAAACTGCAGACAGAGTGTTGGTACCAGGGTCTACACCACAGAATTTCACACAGGGTACCCCTTCCGCCTCCCTATCCAAACAGGATTTGTGCCTTCTCTGACTGCACAGCAGAAAGTTCATGGCACCCCTGTCCCTGGCCAGTGCTCACCCTCTGGAAGCTGGCAGCTAGCAGAGTTGAAGCATGTCTCTGCTGGGCCACCTCCAATTGTGTCCTCCTTTGGTGCACAatctgctgcagagcaccaaAGCCCTTCTGAAGCAGCTGGTGTCTGTAAAGCTGCGTGGCTGCCCTCTTCCAAAGGATATATCTCCTCCAGGCTTGGAAACACCTTGTTAGGATTTGTTTGTCACACAAGTGCCAGaaacttaaaaatgaaaaacagaggtGAGCTCCTGCTAACAGAAAGGAAAGTTAAACCAGCCAGGAGGTGGCAATCAGAGTTCAGTCATCAAGTTGTAAAGAGGTTATTTCAAATCATTCTCTCTAAAGAATGGAAAACATGCAATCTCACATCAAATTAAGGAATCACTGTTGCTAAACAGGCAGCAACCTCATTCACGTCTTATCCACAAATTTGAATTCCATCTCGTGGATGAGTCTAGCTCTTGATCTTCTCTCACTGTGCATGAGCACATCGGA is a window of Motacilla alba alba isolate MOTALB_02 chromosome 21, Motacilla_alba_V1.0_pri, whole genome shotgun sequence DNA encoding:
- the C21H1orf167 gene encoding uncharacterized protein C1orf167 homolog isoform X6, which encodes MAKQSKKEALQPDPYSYSQSSSAGTFGIGRLATMTTSAQHQLTTEYSKEVERAHRMEGELWTQQRRDEFCWRVEAIRDMRRLAAAFRLWRLQKELLSKEEARLLEARALLEKKKLRNIFRMWHSQSLEMKEILTLTTQFQRNLVSRCFSTWKETVEQKALARCHLAHLRAVSLRKHFQQWVEMLQVREGDKQAVVKLFLLRWRRHCGAVVSSVADETGTKRHEGQMSSWTGERQFLEKTVCSFDDLCQKLKLQRVYLLWKTRLCEHHKANSFSQTLEQCKLRKTLKLWHQKYLMLKTIEQSSKHLHRAVYEEPLAMLFSEDLSTSSGFDSSAPATLTSQSSLEKECSLSDSSQHDVSSLLTAEDVTHMSCHSSFLQLHQCTELPAELGGELCLQTSSPGSERNCFVGNQFQSSVLQSPDNNSQPLTSYSAWEEGCSSDEEMKSCWQQAEKYCLQRCFIVWSARTQHHVKAQQHCRRTRLSRAFLSWHHWVMQNKNQKAAAAALKHGVPCVQMAFSLWKRRLAQKVEVDRRFRCHVHQMTADALRRWHSCWQRKHALEELQQQWAWHSCQEKKRLVLQTWYYQTRKQKYAVLFWERCLLHRFRLRGHKDLQRKKQLKTWCLVTWAQVTACKLRQHEALSYFKRVREHRLLVVSFTKWRDKLWRAEQVPEGRNHKWQEPSPGKACHRWRVAARGQQALRLGSVATVKQACNYWTRAAAFSQCLRQRSTLIGVRKSRKMSLSWPTKSRRGREEDSAPTGLFPSAIQRWLVIYRSQSRAERLLQRPDVVGPSRARARIQENAAEVDLEERAKKWLGLFASFACRRKYLKRWHHTVVLRRCQHDRKLLCLARGWHQWREASRVLVLARVLDQQRLIEKAWRVWRQRYLQSCVVQNLLEEEAKSLLSQVVKGSVCESWPYLDIDNMVVHS
- the C21H1orf167 gene encoding uncharacterized protein C1orf167 homolog isoform X5; its protein translation is MGIRGSLPLESKSSPVIGHSCFAPDDLGPSILTMGEQLAAVKTSAAQARLKWSVPFAKDWSLSAVTRDFSPAEPLSGSYRYGYIGSNTWRTRISGGIQPQTLASGMASGRLVDTEAGSSFSCSPFFRCQSLVKPSLETGSHYVHRKSHSPGKVVKGEQTSNGGSPCVESWKKDLSVSLNPEGLQVLLETDLGGAQSNVGVAMCGTPAEVCVSIASHPGDKEFRPGQQLSVKSVQVNNSHVKRSKESEEVCHSLSEVCHPRSPAARRTAAVGSSQANPLGTPVEEGFHEHSDVDCMSMSREGRRNKCSYQSSQWNLEADGNLEQSEECSVERNAKEPWCCEEGNQTQKTVPREISENSFWSLKVNEQSFWHLCDKQILTRCFQAWRRYILWKRAATQLYRHQLLQKGFGALQQIVHQRRTQLEVAQQRHASTLLAASFQRWKEAMAKQSKKEALQPDPYSYSQSSSAGTFGIGRLATMTTSAQHQLTTEYSKEVERAHRMEGELWTQQRRDEFCWRVEAIRDMRRLAAAFRLWRLQKELLSKEEARLLEARALLEKKKLRNIFRMWHSQSLEMKEILTLTTQFQRNLVSRCFSTWKETVEQKALARCHLAHLRAVSLRKHFQQWVEMLQVREGDKQAVVKLFLLRWRRHCGAVVSSVADETGTKRHEGQMSSWTGERQFLEKTVCSFDDLCQKLKLQRVYLLWKTRLCEHHKANSFSQTLEQCKLRKTLKLWHQKYLMLKTIEQSSKHLHRAVYEEPLAMLFSEDLSTSSGFDSSAPATLTSQSSLEKECSLSDSSQHDVSSLLTAEDVTHMSCHSSFLQLHQCTELPAELGGELCLQTSSPGSERNCFVGNQFQSSVLQSPDNNSQPLTSYSAWEEGCSSDEEMKSCWQQAEKYCLQRCFIVWSARTQHHVKAQQHCRRTRLSRAFLSWHHWVMQNKNQKAAAAALKHGVPCVQMAFSLWKRRLAQKVEVDRRFRCHVHQMTADALRRWHSCWQRKHALEELQQQWAWHSCQEKKRLVLQTWYYQTRKQKYAVLFWERCLLHRCLVTWAQVTACKLRQHEALSYFKRVREHRLLVVSFTKWRDKLWRAEQVPEGRNHKWQEPSPGKACHRWRVAARGQQALRLGSVATVKQACNYWTRAAAFSQCLRQRSTLIGVRKSRKMSLSWPTKSRRGREEDSAPTGLFPSAIQRWLVIYRSQSRAERLLQRPDVVGPSRARARIQENAAEVDLEERAKKWLGLFASFACRRKYLKRWHHTVVLRRCQHDRKLLCLARGWHQWREASRVLVLARVLDQQRLIEKAWRVWRQRYLQSCVVQNLLEEEAKSLLSQVVKGSVCESWPYLDIDNMVVHS